CATAAGGCTTTGCGTTTCATCTAAAAGCACATCAGGAAAATTTTCAAAATAAAAAGTGTGATTGGGATATTTCTTTTGAGCGGCCTCAAAATTAGCACGTGATTTTTCTTCAAAGCCGTAAAAGGGAATATTTTCACGCGCAAAATAATCGGCCAAGGCCATACCGGTAATTCCTAATCCTATGATGCCGTATTTTTTTGTCATACTTACTCTTATCTCAATTTCATTGTCGCCAAAGCCGCCAATGCCAACACGAATGATACAATCCAAAACCGAACAATAATTTTAGGCTCACTCCATCCTTTTAGCTCATAATGATGATGCAGCGGCGCCATCTTAAAAATACGCTTGCCGGTTAATTTAAACGACAACACCTGGGTGATTACCGAGAGCGTTTCCACCACAAATAATCCACCCACCATAATTAAAAGAAGTTCTTGTTTCGTAATCAGCGCCACCAGCCCCAAAAGCCCACCCAAAGCCAGCGAGCCCACATCGCCCATAAAAATTTCTGCCGGATAGGCGTTGTACCACAAGAAACCAACAGTAGCCCCCACCACCGATCCACACACAATGGCCACTTCACCCGAATCTTTTACATAAGGCATTTGTAAATATTCCGAAAAAATACTATTGCCCACCACGTAAACTAAAAAAGCATAAGTAGCAAAAGACGTAATAGAAGGGACCGCAGCTAACCCATCTAAACCGTCAGTTAAATTAACGGCATTAGCAGTTCCCACCACCACAAAAATAGTAAAAAAGAGATAGGCCACACCTAAATCGGGAGTAAAATTTTTAAAGAATGGAAAATGAAGTTTAGTTTCAAGCCCCAAGTAACCGTACATGTAGAGGGAAGCAACCAGGCAAATAAACACTTCAATAATAATTTTATAGCGCCCTGGAAAACCTTTGGGGTCTTTTTTAATTACTTTGATGTAATCGTCGATGTAACCTACAAGCCCCATCCCCAAAAAAACAAAAAGACACACCCAGGTGTACGGGCTTAAAAAATTACCCCACAGAAAAACCGAAAACATCACCGCCAGTAAAATAAGTGCCCCACCCATGGTGGGCGTTCCCTTTTTGCTCAAATGCGATTCGGGGCCATCGGTTCTAATCACCTGCTTCATCTGTTTTTTTTGCAAGTAGCGGATAAAGGGCTTGCCTAAAACCAAGTAAAACACCATGGCCGTCAGAAGGCCGGCAAAAGTTCTAAAGGTTATGTATTTTAAAACATTAAACCCGCCCCACATCTCGTGAAGGGGATATAAAAAGTGATAGAGCATTTATACTCCGATGTCGTTTTTTAACAATTCAGCCACACGTTCCATTTGCATACCGCGTGAGCCTTTAATGAGAACAATTTCGTTCCCGGTTAATTCTTTTTGTACTGCTTTTGAAAGTTCCTCAATGGTACCAAAAGTTTGGGCTTTATTTGCAAAACCATCGGCCAGTAATGATCCCTCAGGGCCAAAAGCAAATAAAGACTTAAACCCAGTATCGGCCGCATAGCCGCCTACTTCACGATGAAGTGCTGGCGAATTTTTACCCAGTTCCAGCATACTTCCCAAAACAGCCAGTTTTTTTTGTGACGGAAATTTATCACTCACCGCCTTTAAAGCTGCCTTGGTGCTATCAGGATTAGCGTTGTAACAATCCACAACAAGAATCGTTCCATTTTTAAGTTTAGTTTCTTCTCCCCGCATTTTGCCTGGATGAAAATTGAGAATGGCTCTTTGTATGTTATCGTCAGTTAAGCCCAACGTAAGCGCCACCGATGATGCCGCCAAAAAATTTTGAGCCAAGTACTCGCCTACAAAGGGAAGCTGATAGGTAAAGCTTTTTTTGTGTTCTACAACCACTTCCATCCCGTTTGGGGTATAGGTAATTTTTTTAAGTTGGATATCAGCTTTGGGATTTTTCCCATACAAAATTTTTTGAGCCTGCGTGGGCAAAGCCAGCACGCGAGCATCATCAGCATTTACAAAAGCGGTGGTTTTGGGAGAAAGACGTAAAAATAATTCACCCTTTGCCTTGGCCACACCTTCAATACTGCCCAAACCTTCCAAATGGGCATGCCCAATGTTTGTGATAAGCCCGTAATCGGGCTGGGCCATTTCCGCCAAACGGTCAATCTCTCCAAAATGATTCATCCCCATTTCCCATACAGCAAATTGATGGGATGCAGTAAGCGTCATCATGGTTTGTGGCAGACCTATTAAATTATTGAGATTCCCCTCAGTTTTACAAACAGCTCCTTTTGCCGAAAGAAGCAGAGCCATCATATCTTTGGTGGTAGTTTTGCCGCTACTGCCAGTAAGACCAATAACAGGGATTAAAAATTTCTTACGCCAAGCATGCGCAATGTCTCCCAAGGCTTTTTCGGTATGCGCAACTAAAAGAACAAAAGGTGCTTGGGTGTAACTTGCGTTTTCGGAAACAATAAGACCTTGGGCTCCCTTTTTTAAGGCTTCATCACAAAAATTGTGCCCATTAAATCGAGCTCCTTTTAAAGCCAAATAGATATCTCCCTTTGTTACCGTCCGCGTATCGGTAGAAACACGCGTGATTGTATGAGCCGGATTACCGGCTATAAGTTTGCCACCAGTGGCAGTGATAATTTCCTGTAAGGTCAATTCCATTATTGTACTAATTCCCTCAATATTTCCTGATCCGAAAAATGCGTCTTGGTACGACCGATAATCTGATAGTCTTCGTGCCCTTTTCCCGCAACCAAAATAATGTCGTCTTTTCCCGATATTTGTATAATTTTTTGGAGCGCTTTTTTTCTATCAACCTCAACCAAAAAACCTTTTTGCCCGTCAAAGGGTTTAATACCGGCCTTATCAAGACCCGGGATAATTTCTTTAATAATCTGATCTGGATCTTCGGTGCGGGGGTTATCGGAAGTAACAACACATATATCGGCTAAACGGGCTGCTTCAAATCCCATTTTAGGCCTCTTGGTAGGATCACGATCGCCGCCACATCCAAAAACCACAAGCAATTTTTTATTTTTTAATTCATGCAAAGTTTCCATCACATTTTTAATAGCATCAGGCGTGTGCGCATAATCCACAAAAATATGACGACCACTCCTATCATTAACG
This is a stretch of genomic DNA from bacterium. It encodes these proteins:
- the mraY gene encoding phospho-N-acetylmuramoyl-pentapeptide-transferase translates to MLYHFLYPLHEMWGGFNVLKYITFRTFAGLLTAMVFYLVLGKPFIRYLQKKQMKQVIRTDGPESHLSKKGTPTMGGALILLAVMFSVFLWGNFLSPYTWVCLFVFLGMGLVGYIDDYIKVIKKDPKGFPGRYKIIIEVFICLVASLYMYGYLGLETKLHFPFFKNFTPDLGVAYLFFTIFVVVGTANAVNLTDGLDGLAAVPSITSFATYAFLVYVVGNSIFSEYLQMPYVKDSGEVAIVCGSVVGATVGFLWYNAYPAEIFMGDVGSLALGGLLGLVALITKQELLLIMVGGLFVVETLSVITQVLSFKLTGKRIFKMAPLHHHYELKGWSEPKIIVRFWIVSFVLALAALATMKLR
- a CDS encoding UDP-N-acetylmuramoyl-tripeptide--D-alanyl-D-alanine ligase; this encodes MELTLQEIITATGGKLIAGNPAHTITRVSTDTRTVTKGDIYLALKGARFNGHNFCDEALKKGAQGLIVSENASYTQAPFVLLVAHTEKALGDIAHAWRKKFLIPVIGLTGSSGKTTTKDMMALLLSAKGAVCKTEGNLNNLIGLPQTMMTLTASHQFAVWEMGMNHFGEIDRLAEMAQPDYGLITNIGHAHLEGLGSIEGVAKAKGELFLRLSPKTTAFVNADDARVLALPTQAQKILYGKNPKADIQLKKITYTPNGMEVVVEHKKSFTYQLPFVGEYLAQNFLAASSVALTLGLTDDNIQRAILNFHPGKMRGEETKLKNGTILVVDCYNANPDSTKAALKAVSDKFPSQKKLAVLGSMLELGKNSPALHREVGGYAADTGFKSLFAFGPEGSLLADGFANKAQTFGTIEELSKAVQKELTGNEIVLIKGSRGMQMERVAELLKNDIGV